A portion of the Drosophila sechellia strain sech25 chromosome 2R, ASM438219v1, whole genome shotgun sequence genome contains these proteins:
- the LOC6609741 gene encoding essential MCU regulator, mitochondrial, translating to MIVPRLALPISLALQRVSRRVAEHPHNLRILQRHMSSVYFRSGAIKPKPEEMPFGLLAIFCAVIPGLFVGATISKNVANFLEENDLFVPADDDDDED from the coding sequence ATGATTGTCCCACGCCTGGCACTTCCCATAAGCCTTGCCCTGCAGCGCGTCTCGCGCCGGGTGGCGGAACACCCCCATAACCTAAGGATCCTGCAGCGCCACATGTCCAGCGTGTACTTCCGCAGTGGAGCCATCAAACCCAAGCCCGAGGAGATGCCCTTCGGCCTGCTGGCCATCTTCTGTGCCGTCATACCGGGACTCTTCGTGGGCGCCACCATCAGCAAGAACGTGGCCAACTTTCTGGAGGAGAACGATCTGTTCGTGCCCGcggatgacgacgacgacgaggattAA
- the LOC6609744 gene encoding longitudinals lacking protein-like produces MMSSDQQFFLKWNDFQTNMVTSFRHLRDEKSFTDVTLACEGQTCKAHKMVLSACSPYFKALLEENPSKHPIIILKDVSYIHLQAILEFMYAGEVNVSQEQLPAFLKTADRLKVKGLAETPSSIKREG; encoded by the exons ATGATGTCGTCGGATCAACAGTTCTTTCTGAAATGGAACGATTTTCAAACGAATATGGTGACCTCGTTCCGTCACCTGCGCGACGAGAAGAGCTTCACAGAT GTAACACTCGCCTGCGAGGGCCAAACATGCAAAGCCCACAAAATGGTGCTTTCCGCTTGCAGTCCCTACTTTAAAGCGCTACTGGAG GAGAACCCATCGAAGCATCCGATCATTATCCTGAAAGATGTATCCTACATTCACCTACAGGCTATACTGGAGTTCATGTACGCCGGTGAGGTGAACGTGTCCCAGGAACAATTGCCAGCATTTCTTAAGACCGCCGATCGCCTCAAAGTGAAAGGCCTGGCAGAGACACCCAGTTCGATAAAGCGGGAAGGTTGA
- the LOC6609742 gene encoding ankyrin repeat domain-containing protein 13C translates to MSNEKEDECDKHKQQATADAKSTSSEDSDEYQSAGEGEDGDGDGDGDSPAEHPPNKTSPTVAVTPTAKATSPLPTVKTTSDALDYPMHRSVFEDDIKSLQRRLLLSTAQDEVGRKDKHGNTPLHLAVMLGRKHAVRLLLAQNAPVKIKNNEGWSPLSEAISYGDRQTITQVLRMLKLQSREHMESRREKLVNALRQMQDFYMEFKWDFQSWLPLVSRILPSDICRLYKSGASIRLDTTLVDFNDMRWERGDISFLFRGEAPARESLVLLDNEQECFQRLRYEESDMEDEVDVLMSTDILATQMSTKTIQFARAQRGWIFRANRKELIGGQYQCEIYTIQGLILKQRKRREHLSHEDLQKNRAIVETITKGGSQQPDTRRSSLGSQHTATPPETNTPTAPNGISLPELPRRSSLQAPPPPTVTWRQYLDAEVGKCPQLGRTPVHKQSNKTLRATVAMSKDFPLSVDMLLDVLEVVAPLKHINKLREFVTLKLPTGFPVKIEIPVLHTVTAKVTFQKFEFRDNIPAKMFEVPSHYWEDVRRFQDL, encoded by the coding sequence ATGTCCAACGAAAAAGAGGACGAGTGCGACAAGCACAAGCAGCAGGCGACGGCGGACGCCAAGTCCACGTCGAGCGAGGATTCGGATGAGTACCAATCGGCCGGTGAGGGCGAGGATGGCGACGGCGATGGTGACGGTGATTCCCCAGCGGAGCACCCGCCTAACAAAACGAGCCCAACGGTCGCCGTCACGCCCACAGCAAAGGCAACATCGCCACTGCCCACTGTGAAGACAACATCCGATGCCCTGGACTATCCTATGCACCGGAGTGTTTTCGAGGACGACATCAAGTCGCTGCAGCGACGACTTCTCTTGAGCACGGCCCAAGACGAAGTGGGTCGAAAGGATAAGCACGGCAATACGCCACTCCATCTGGCCGTAATGCTGGGCAGAAAGCACGCTGTCCGTTTGCTTCTGGCCCAAAACGCCCCCGTAAAGATCAAGAACAATGAGGGCTGGTCCCCGCTGTCCGAGGCCATTAGCTACGGAGACCGCCAGACAATCACCCAGGTGCTGCGAATGCTAAAGCTGCAGTCCCGCGAACACATGGAGAGTCGGCGGGAGAAGCTGGTCAACGCGCTGCGCCAGATGCAGGACTTCTACATGGAATTCAAGTGGGATTTTCAATCCTGGCTGCCACTGGTATCCCGCATCCTGCCCTCGGACATCTGCCGGCTTTACAAGTCGGGCGCCTCCATTCGTTTGGACACCACACTGGTGGACTTCAATGATATGCGTTGGGAGCGAGGGGACATATCGTTCTTGTTTAGAGGTGAGGCGCCGGCAAGGGAATCACTGGTTCTGTTGGACAATGAGCAGGAGTGCTTTCAGCGGCTGCGATACGAGGAATCAGACATGGAGGATGAGGTGGATGTGCTCATGTCGACCGATATACTGGCGACCCAGATGTCCACCAAGACGATACAATTCGCACGGGCGCAACGCGGCTGGATATTCCGCGCCAATCGCAAGGAGCTCATTGGGGGCCAATACCAGTGCGAAATCTACACCATCCAGGGTTTAATCCTGAAGCAGCGTAAGAGGCGGGAACACCTGTCACACGAGGATCTACAAAAGAACCGCGCCATTGTCGAGACTATTACCAAGGGTGGCAGCCAGCAGCCGGATACGCGTCGCTCCAGCCTAGGCAGCCAGCACACGGCCACGCCGCCAGAGACCAACACACCAACGGCTCCAAATGGCATCTCACTGCCGGAGCTGCCGCGTCGCAGCTCGCTGCAGGCCCCGCCGCCTCCCACAGTCACCTGGCGTCAGTATCTCGATGCGGAGGTCGGTAAGTGCCCGCAACTGGGCCGGACACCCGTGCACAAGCAATCCAACAAGACGCTGCGAGCAACGGTAGCCATGAGCAAGGACTTTCCACTTAGCGTGGACATGCTGCTGGACGTTCTGGAAGTCGTGGCACCCCTAAAACACATCAACAAGCTGCGCGAATTCGTCACGCTGAAGCTACCGACGGGCTTTCCCGTGAAGATTGAGATACCCGTACTGCACACGGTGACCGCCAAGGTGACGTTCCAAAAATTCGAGTTCCGCGACAACATCCCCGCCAAGATGTTCGAGGTGCCATCGCACTACTGGGAGGATGTGCGTCGCTTTCAGGACTTATGA
- the LOC6609737 gene encoding polyadenylate-binding protein translates to MASLYVGDLPQDVNESGLFDKFSSAGPVLSIRVCRDVITRRSLGYAYVNFQQPADAERALDTMNFDLVRNKPIRIMWSQRDPSLRRSGVGNVFIKNLDRAIDNKAIYDTFSAFGNILSCKVATDEKGNSKGYGFVHFETEEAANTSIDKVNGMLLNGKKVYVGKFIPRKEREKELGEKAKLFTNVYVKNFTEDFDDEKLKEFFEPYGKITSYKVMSKEDGKSKGFGFVAFETTEAAEAAVQALNGKDMGEGKSLYVARAQKKAERQQELKRKFEELKQKRHESVFGVNLYVKNLDDTIDDDRLRIAFSPYGNITSAKVMTDEEGRSKGFGFVCFNAASEATCAVTELNGRVVGSKPLYVALAQRKEERKAHLASQYMRHMTGMRMQQLGQIYQPNAASGFFVPTLPSNQRFFGSQVATQMRNTPRWVPQVRPPAAIQGVQAGAAAAGGFQGTAGAVPTQFRSAAAGARGAQPQVQGTHAAAAAANNMRNTGARAITGQQTAAPNMQIPGAQIAGGAQQRTSNYKYTSNMRNPPVPQLHQTQPIPQQLQGKNSEKLIASLLANAKPQEQKQILGERLYPMIEHMHANLAGKITGMLLEIENSELLHMIEDQEALKAKVEEAVAVLQVHRVTEPAN, encoded by the exons ATGGCTTCTCTATACGTCGGTGATCTCCCACAGGACGTCAACGAATCGGGACTTTTTGATAAGTTCTCGTCTGCTGGTCCAGTGCTGTCCATTCGTGTCTGCCGCGATGTGATTACACGTCGCTCTTTGGGTTATGCCTACGTCAACTTCCAGCAGCCAGCCGATG CTGAGCGTGCTTTGGACACCATGAACTTTGACTTGGTTCGCAACAAGCCCATTCGCATTATGTGGTCTCAGCGTGATCCGTCTCTTCGCCGCTCCGGTGTGGGCAACGTGTTCATCAAGAACTTAGATAGGGCCATCGACAACAAGGCAATCTATGACACTTTCTCCGCCTTCGGCAACATCTTAAGCTGCAAGGTAGCCACCGATGAAAAGGGCAACTCAAAGGGCTATGGATTCGTCCACTTCGAGACCGAGGAGGCCGCAAACACGTCCATCGACAAGGTCAATGGCATGTTGCTCAACGGCAAGAAGGTCTACGTGGGTAAGTTCATCCCGCGCAAGGAGCGCGAGAAGGAGCTGGGCGAGAAGGCTAAGCTCTTTACCAATGTGTACGTGAAGAACTTCACCGAGGATTTCGACGATGAAAAACTGAAGGAATTCTTCGAGCCCTACGGCAAGATAACCAGCTACAAGGTCATGTCCAAGGAGGATGGCAAGAGCAAGGGCTTCGGATTCGTTGCATTCGAGACCACAGAGGCTGCTGAGGCGGCCGTTCAGGCTCTCAATGGCAAGGACATGGGAGAGGGCAAGTCCCTTTATGTGGCTCGTGCCCAGAAGAAGGCCGAACGCCAGCAGGAGCTGAAGCGCAAGTTCGAGGAACTGAAGCAGAAGCGTCACGAGTCTGTGTTCGGCGTTAACTTGTACGTTAAGAACCTGGACGACACAATCGATGACGATCGTCTGCGCATCGCGTTCTCTCCGTACGGCAACATCACATCGGCCAAGGTCATGACCGATGAGGAGGGTCGCTCCAAGGGATTCGGTTTCGTGTGCTTCAATGCCGCAAGCGAGGCTACCTGCGCCGTCACCGAGCTGAACGGTCGCGTCGTCGGCAGCAAGCCATTGTACGTTGCTTTGGCCCAAAGGAAGGAGGAGCGTAAGGCTCATCTCGCCTCGCAGTACATGCGTCACATGACCGGCATGCGTATGCAGCAGTTGGGACAGATCTACCAGCCCAACGCAGCCAGCGGCTTCTTTGTGCCGACCCTTCCGTCAAATCAGCGTTTCTTCGGTTCCCAGGTGGCCACCCAGATGAGAAACACACCCCGCTGGGTGCCCCAGGTGCGTCCCCCAGCAGCCATACAGGGTGTCCAGGCCGgagctgccgctgctggtggcTTCCAGGGCACAGCCGGTGCGGTGCCTACTCAGTTCCGTTCGGCTGCTGCTGGCGCTCGCGGAGCTCAGCCTCAGGTGCAGGGcacacacgctgccgccgctgcgGCTAACAACATGCGCAACACTGGAGCTCGCGCCATTACTGGTCAGCAAACTGCAGCCCCCAACATGCAGATCCCCGGAGCCCAAATCGCTGGCGGTGCCCAGCAGCGTACTTCCAACTATAAGTACACCTCAAACATGCGCAATCCTCCAGTGCCACAGTTGCATCAGACCCAGCCAATTCCACAGCAATTGCAAGGAAAGA ATTCTGAGAAGCTCATTGCCTCGTTGCTGGCCAACGCCAAGCCGCAGGAGCAGAAACAGATCCTCGGCGAGCGTCTGTATCCGATGATTGAGCATATGCACGCCAATTTGGCTGGCAAGATCACCGGCATGTTGTTGGAGATTGAAAACTCTGAGCTCTTGCACATGATCGAGGATCAGGAGGCCCTCAAGGCCAAGGTGGAGGAGGCTGTGGCCGTGCTTCAGGTGCACCGCGTCACCGAGCCCGCCAACTAA
- the LOC6609745 gene encoding nitric oxide-associated protein 1 — MFKTTHLYKIINKNVVITCSRRQNTVAEVGQSFRHRAWLLARERYKGHEHVHYSSVLETNIKPSFSIPEAQQHLPDDWMDDYEFYQGAQEGATKQGTPDPSLPASKVPCNGCGADLHCSNASLPGYIPSEIFRGRTQQELQTITCKRCHFLNQYNIALDVEVAPSTYVDTISRIQDKFALAIVLVDLLDFPCSIWPGMQNILGAKRPVFLVGNKVDLLPRDSNIYLQHIKDSLQREFIKHGGGDGLNIKNVSLISAKTGYGIEELITQLHKTWAYKGDVYLVGCTNVGKSSLFNILLNSDYCRPEASDLVRKATTCPWPGTTLKLLRFPILRPSSDRVYQRFQRLVSERSEKAAIEKERRAVARETGSAAAAQPVAPVGRTFDRRESVNDAFAMAGGSRPITTLNDRHKDYKEARWVYDTPGVMQPDQISPLLTAEELVKLQPATMIRPRAFRLRPQMSILLGGLARLDLLEIRSPRKHFDWLKVFVFASEHLPIMIADTEAAESVYKRYVGSPFLGVPFASEDLEARLRRWPGLQCKDGDIVLASQGRNEGTRLNCDITLSSAGWMGFLLPGHSECRLRAWTPQAAGIYRREPALIPLADRLVGKHIRYSLAYNTTKPFVYKK; from the coding sequence atgtttaaaaccacacatttatataaaattataaataaaaatgtggtTATCACATGTTCGAGGCGGCAGAATACGGTCGCTGAAGTGGGACAGAGCTTCCGGCACAGGGCGTGGCTGCTCGCCAGAGAGCGGTACAAGGGTCACGAGCATGTTCATTACAGCTCCGTTCTGGAGACCAATATAAAACCCTCTTTCTCAATTCCTGAGGCACAACAGCATTTGCCCGACGACTGGATGGACGACTACGAGTTCTATCAGGGCGCCCAGGAGGGGGCGACTAAGCAGGGCACACCGGATCCTTCGTTACCCGCCTCAAAGGTTCCATGCAACGGCTGCGGCGCGGATCTGcattgctcgaatgcctctcTGCCCGGCTATATACCAAGTGAAATATTCAGGGGAAGGACGCAGCAGGAACTGCAAACGATTACCTGCAAGCGTTGTCACTTTCTGAACCAATACAACATCGCACTGGATGTGGAGGTTGCACCATCGACTTATGTGGACACCATATCACGCATTCAGGACAAATTTGCACTGGCTATTGTGCTGGTGGACCTGCTGGATTTTCCCTGCTCCATTTGGCCGGGCATGCAAAACATATTGGGCGCAAAGCGTCCCGTCTTCCTGGTGGGCAACAAGGTCGATCTGCTGCCGCGCGACTCCAACATCTATCTGCAGCATATTAAGGATTCTCTGCAGCGCGAGTTCATCAAGCATGGCGGTGGAGATGGGCTAAATATCAAGAATGTCAGTTTGATATCCGCCAAAACGGGCTATGGCATCGAGGAGCTAATAACGCAGCTGCACAAAACGTGGGCCTACAAAGGCGATGTCTATTTGGTGGGCTGCACCAATGTGGGCAAGAGCTCGCTATTCAACATCCTGCTTAACTCGGACTACTGCCGGCCGGAGGCCAGTGACCTGGTGCGCAAGGCCACCACCTGTCCCTGGCCGGGCACCACACTCAAACTGCTGCGGTTTCCGATCCTGCGTCCATCAAGCGATCGAGTCTACCAGCGTTTCCAGAGATTGGTTTCGGAGCGCAGCGAGAAGGCGGCAATAGAAAAGGAGCGTCGCGCAGTGGCAAGGGAAACGGGTTCAgcggcagctgctcaaccagtGGCGCCGGTTGGACGCACCTTCGATCGGCGCGAGAGTGTCAATGATGCCTTTGCCATGGCCGGTGGTTCTCGTCCGATTACAACGCTTAACGATCGGCACAAGGATTACAAGGAAGCGCGTTGGGTCTACGACACACCGGGTGTGATGCAGCCCGACCAAATATCCCCACTACTTACCGCCGAGGAGCTGGTAAAGTTGCAGCCCGCCACCATGATCCGACCGCGCGCCTTTCGCCTGCGGCCCCAGATGAGCATCCTGCTGGGCGGTCTGGCCAGATTGGATCTGCTGGAAATAAGAAGCCCAAGGAAACACTTTGACTGGCTGAAGGTGTTTGTATTTGCCTCAGAGCATCTTCCTATTATGATAGCTGATACAGAGGCGGCGGAAAGTGTGTACAAAAGATACGTGGGCTCGCCCTTTCTGGGTGTTCCCTTCGCCAGCGAGGACTTGGAGGCCCGCCTGCGTCGCTGGCCGGGATTGCAGTGCAAGGATGGGGATATTGTTCTGGCAAGTCAAGGAAGGAACGAGGGAACTAGGCTTAACTGTGATATTACGCTCAGCTCTGCGGGCTGGATGGGATTCCTGCTGCCGGGGCACTCGGAGTGTCGTCTGCGGGCCTGGACACCACAGGCGGCAGGGATTTACAGACGTGAACCCGCTTTAATACCTTTAGCCGATCGATTGGTTGGCAAGCACATAAGGTATTCCCTGGCCTACAACACCACAAAGCcatttgtttacaaaaaataa
- the LOC6609743 gene encoding WD and tetratricopeptide repeats protein 1, translating into MSSDELYRVKYSSSRYQRQHTPLNASSLHWQRQQYGHELDEMLRRRLLASPAYVDRLEQEAVLVGHEGCVNCLEWTTDGMWLASGSDDYRVMIWDPFRKKLVHVIRTKHLGNVFSVKFLPKTNNSIVATCAADKFIYVYDINDPNETLFSCICHYSRAKRLATAQDSPHVFWSAGEDGCILQLDIREPHRCRPEEGIGVRLLNLHDQVENTEAKCLAINPRRTEYLAVGTNDPFARVYDRRKLPSTDGNGLSACVAYYAPGQIVKNVSRNIVHEPRGITYLTFNGNGTELLVNIGCEHVYRFDLNHGEPPVFYDLPAFTSTLVHEEEPVKMPHRRSRSLPTEIEVHKKEGNNFLENGKLVDAIDAYSAALAKYPQGEVLYLNRATALIRRGWFGDIYAALRDCHEALRLDPSYVKAHFRLARALLELHRPQDADQCLQALIQRFPNFANNHGVLMLNKDIKENRRQTQSPDAPEPQPVEMDDGLHYMRLKDAEYDLRSTARDYMQRYVGHCNITTDIKEANYLGSQGEFIAAGSDDGNMYIWEGDTGKIRAVYRADSAIVNCVQPHPSICMLATSGIDHSIKIWSPCAASAEERPNLVADVTRFVEDNQEKMRLDPFELHTRNAYCFNN; encoded by the exons ATGTCGAGCGATGAACTGTATCGCGTAAAGTACTCTAGTTCGCGCTATCAGCGCCAGCACACGCCCTTGAACGCCAGCTCCTTGCACTGGCAGCGCCAGCAATACGGTCATGAGCTGGACGAGATGCTCCGGCGACGTCTGCTGGCATCGCCGGCCTACGTGGACAGGTTGGAGCAGGAGGCAGTGCTCGTCGGTCATGAGGGATGCGTCAACTGCCTGGAGTGGACCACTGATGGTATGTGGCTGGCCTCCGGATCCGACGACTATCGTGTGATGATCTGGGATCCGTTCCGAAAGAAGCTTGTTCATGTCATCAGGACCAAGCATCTGGGCAACGTGTTCTCTGTGAAATTTCTGCCCAAGACCAACAACAGCATTGTGGCTACGTGTGCAGCGGATAAGTTCATCTACGTCTACGACATCAACGACCCGAACGAGACCCTTTTTTCTTGTATATGCCATTATTCGCGGGCGAAGCGCTTGGCCACCGCCCAGGACTCGCCGCACGTCTTCTGGTCGGCGGGAGAGGACGGCTGCATACTGCAGCTGGATATACGGGAGCCACATCGCTGCCGTCCCGAGGAAGGTATTGGTGTCAGGCTCTTGAACCTGCACGATCAGGTGGAGAACACAGAGGCCAAATGTCTGGCCATAAATCCCAGAAGGACGGAATACCTGGCCGTGGGCACCAACGATCCCTTTGCCCGGGTGTACGATCGCCGCAAGCTGCCCTCCACCGACGGCAATG GTCTCTCTGCCTGCGTGGCGTACTATGCTCCCGGACAGATCGTGAAAAACGTCAGTCGGAACATTGTCCACGAGCCACGGGGAATCACTTATCTTACGTTCAATGGCAATGGCACAGAGCTTCTGGTCAACATCGGTTGCGAGCACGTCTACCGCTTCGATCTGAATCACGGTGAGCCTCCGGTTTTCTACGATCTGCCCGCCTTCACATCAACACTCGTTCATGAGGAGGAGCCGGTGAAGATGCCACACAGAAGAAGTCGTTCGCTGCCAACCGAAATAGAGGTGCATAAGAAGGAGGGCAATAACTTTCTTGAGAATGGCAAACTTGTGGATGCAATTGATGCGTACTCAGCGGCTTTGGCGAAATATCCACAAGGAGAGGTCCTCTATCTGAACAGAGCGACGGCTCTAATACGACGCGGCTGGTTTGGTGACATATATGCGGCACTTAGGGATTGTCATGAGGCCCTGCGTCTGGATCCCAGTTATGTGAAGGCCCACTTTCGGCTGGCCAGGGCATTGCTTGAGCTGCATCGACCCCAGGATGCGGATCAGTGCTTGCAGGCACTCATTCAGCGTTTCCCCAACTTCGCAAACAATCACGGCGTGCTCATGCTGAACAAGGACATCAAGGAGAATCGACGACAGACACAGAGTCCCGATGCACCCGAGCCACAGCCAGTGGAAATGGATGATGGCTTACACTACATGCGTCTGAAGGACGCCGAATATGATCTCCGTTCCACGGCGCGCGACTATATGCAACGCTATGTGGGCCACTGCAACATCACGACGGACATAAAGGAGGCCAACTATTTGGGCAGCCAGGGCGAGTTCATAGCCGCTGGTTCGGATGACGGCAACATGTACATTTGGGAGGGAGACACGGGCAAGATACGCGCCGTTTATCGGGCGGACAGTGCCATCGTGAACTGCGTGCAACCGCATCCGAGCATTTGCATGCTGGCCACCAGTGGCATTGACCATAGCATTAAGATCTGGTCGCCGTGCGCCGCCAGCGCCGAGGAGCGACCGAATCTCGTGGCGGATGTGACGCGCTTCGTTGAGGACAACCAGGAGAAGATGCGCCTCGATCCATTCGAACTGCACACGCGCAATGCGTACTGTTTCAATAATTAG